The following DNA comes from Treponema sp. J25.
GAGTCGTGACATGGGGCTTACAGTACATCTTACGAAAACATTAAAAACGACATCAGAAACAATTCCCCTGGCGTTTGCCCTTACCCTGGGTGGAGGAGAACGGAAGGGGATTATGGGGGCCTCTGGTTCAGGGAAGACAACCCTGCTCCGCATGATAGCGGGCCTTATACGGCCTGACAGCGGCATAATTCGCTGGAACCAACAGATATGGTATGACGAGAATCATTGGGTGGTTCCTAATAAGCGTAAGGTAGGGCTCATGTTTCAGCATCACGCCCTATTTCCCCACCTTACCGTGGAAGAAAATATCCGCTATGGCGCGATGAAGGGGTGCGATGTTCAGGAACTACTCCATATGGGAGAACTGGAAAAACGACGAAATCACTATCCGTTTCAGCTCTCTGGTGGGGAACGCCAGCGGGTAGCCCTCTTAAGAACCTTAGCCTATAAACCTGAAATTCTTCTTCTGGATGAACCCTTTAATGCGCTCGACAGGGGCACTAAAACTCGACTTTTATCCTGGGTCCAGGAAATTTTTGAGTATTGGAAGGTGACCCTCCTTATGGTGTCTCATGAGAATAGCGAATTAGATTCCCTGTGTACTGAAATTTGTTCTGTGGAGGACCTCAGGGCTCTCCATAAGAAATGGGAGAAAATGTCCGAAGGAAGAAACCCCAAAACTTATGGTGCGATTAATACTGGAGGTGTTTCTCCCTTGGCAGGTACCTATGTGTGGGAACTTCCTTCAGAAAAACCGGAGCGCTTATATGTGTGAATGCCTTTCCCACAGGGGTTCTCTGGTAAATGGTAACTAGGATGATACACGAATTTTCAGGAACGACGGAGTTTTCTGGCAATACCTTAAAAAAGGTTACCCTCCTTGATACGACGCTGCGGGATGGAGCCCAAAGCCCGGGGATATGGTTTAGTCCAAAAGAGCAAAGCCACATTCTTCGGGCCCTTTTGCGTGTGGGAATCTCTGAAGTGGAAGGGGGTATACCCGCTGCAAGCCCTTACCACCAGAGGGAATTCCAGAGGCTGGTCGAACAATTTCCAGATATGAAGATCATTGCCTGGAATCGGCTCCGGAAGGATGATGCGGAAGCAAGCCTTCGCACCGGTTGTCGGTATGTTCATCTTTCTGCCCCAACCTCAGACCTTATGAGAGAGGCAAAGTTGGGCTGGTCCCGGGAGCAGTTGCTGCAAAAAACCTACGACTTGCTTCAGTGGTGTGGTGATAAGAATGTGACCGTGTATCTTGGGGCCGAAGATGCCTCGCGGACGGAAGAGTCTTTTTTGATAGATTATTTTTGCCAGGTCGCCGAATGGGGGGCTCGGCGGGTTCGGTATGCCGATACGGTCGGTTGTGAACACCCCCTTTCGGTCTGGCAACGGTTGGGCCGTCTTTGTTTGCAGGTTCCTATTCCGGTGGAGTATCATGGTCATAACGATCTTGGCCTTGCAACAGCTAATACTCTTGCGGCGGTATCAGCGGGTTGTGGGGCTGTTTCAGTCACGGTGAACGGTTTGGGCGAACGGGCAGGTAACGCCCCCCTTGCAGAGGTAGCGGTGGCGCTCAAACTTTGTTGCGGGGTAGAGATAGGAATCGATATGTCTCGATTGCCTTTTTTGTCCCGTCTTGTGGCTCGTCTGAGCCATCGCCCTATTCCACCGGATCGACCGTTGGTAGGTTCCCTCGTTTTTACCCACGAATCGGGAATTCATATAGATGGCCTTTTAAAAGACCCCCGTCTCTATACCTTTGTGTCTCCTCATATGGTAGGAAGAAAACATCGTTTTGTAGCCGGAAGGAATTCGGGTATTGCGGCTCTTCGAACTCTTACGCAACAGAAGGGATACTCTTTTTCTGATGCGGAGCTAGAAAAAATTCTTGATTTGTTAAAGAATCCTTCTGTGTTTCCCCACTTGCGGGGATGTCCTAACCGGTTTCAGGAGATACTTCACCATGTCCAATCCCGTACCTAAAAGCAATTCCTCTTGTGATCATCGCTGTAGCTCCGAGATTTTGCCGATGCTCTATGAAATTGCCATCACGAGCAGAGAAAGTAAGGATCTCCATCTCCTCATGGATAGTATTGTGAATCTGTTGGTTCGTTATGTCTCAGGGGTAAAACGGATTCTTTTAGCGATGTACAACCGTCATACCGAAACAATTACCATAGAAAGCGCCTATGGAATCTCGGCGGATGAACAGAAACGGGGGGTGTATCGACGAGGGGAGGGTATTCTTGGCCGGGTAATAGAGGAGGGGAAACCAGTAATAATTCCTGATCTTTCCCGTTCTCAGGATTTCCTTAATCGAACCGGTGCCTGGAAAGAAGAGGAACGCCGGGGTCTTTCTTTTCTCTGTGTGCCTATTGTGATGGGGCAGGAAAGTCTTGGGGCCCTGAGTATGGATCGTACCATACAGGATGAAAGTCTTTTAGAAGATGATCTTAAAGTTCTTATGATTATCGCTACTTTAGTGGCCCAGGCCTTTGCGTTATACCGGGCTCAAGTAGAAGAACAGGCTCTGCTTAAAGAGGAAAACCGTAGGCTTCACCAGGAATTGGAAGA
Coding sequences within:
- a CDS encoding ATP-binding cassette domain-containing protein, giving the protein MGLTVHLTKTLKTTSETIPLAFALTLGGGERKGIMGASGSGKTTLLRMIAGLIRPDSGIIRWNQQIWYDENHWVVPNKRKVGLMFQHHALFPHLTVEENIRYGAMKGCDVQELLHMGELEKRRNHYPFQLSGGERQRVALLRTLAYKPEILLLDEPFNALDRGTKTRLLSWVQEIFEYWKVTLLMVSHENSELDSLCTEICSVEDLRALHKKWEKMSEGRNPKTYGAINTGGVSPLAGTYVWELPSEKPERLYV